A stretch of the Leptolyngbya sp. FACHB-261 genome encodes the following:
- the rsmG gene encoding 16S rRNA (guanine(527)-N(7))-methyltransferase RsmG, producing MNQELPPLPSWPERWQATLGWQPDAGQQLQFEQIYAEVLTANQHLNLTRITAPEDFWEKHLWDSLRGIAPLQELGAQRVIDIGTGAGFPGLPVAVAHPDWLVTLLDATQKKIAFLETLLQQVGLANCHTLVGRAEAIGKQKQGAYDLALVRAVGPADRCARYALPLLRPGGLAILYRGQWTAEEADVLQIALQEFDGVLEQIDAFTTPLTQGVRHCIHIKRSS from the coding sequence CAGGAACTCCCTCCACTTCCTAGCTGGCCAGAGCGTTGGCAGGCAACCTTAGGTTGGCAACCTGATGCTGGTCAGCAATTGCAGTTTGAGCAGATTTACGCTGAGGTACTCACAGCCAATCAGCACCTGAACTTAACCCGCATCACTGCACCGGAGGACTTTTGGGAAAAGCACCTTTGGGACTCTTTGCGGGGCATTGCGCCCTTGCAGGAACTAGGGGCACAGCGGGTAATTGACATTGGGACTGGAGCTGGCTTTCCCGGTCTGCCAGTTGCTGTGGCCCATCCCGACTGGCTGGTCACGCTCCTTGATGCGACTCAAAAGAAGATTGCTTTTCTGGAAACTCTGCTGCAGCAAGTTGGCCTTGCCAATTGCCACACTTTGGTAGGCCGGGCTGAGGCGATTGGTAAACAGAAGCAAGGTGCCTATGACCTGGCACTGGTTCGCGCTGTGGGTCCTGCCGATCGCTGCGCCCGATATGCCCTGCCCTTGTTACGGCCTGGTGGCCTAGCCATTCTTTACCGCGGTCAATGGACTGCCGAAGAAGCTGATGTACTGCAAATTGCCTTGCAAGAATTCGATGGGGTTTTGGAGCAGATTGATGCTTTTACCACTCCACTCACACAAGGGGTGAGACACTGTATTCACATTAAGCGATCTAGCTGA